GCAGTAGCTCAGTTGGTAGAGCGATACCTTGCCAAGGTATAGGTCGAGAGTTCGAGACTCTTCTGCCGCTCCAGAATTTTTCCGAGAAGTCGCTGACTTCTTCTGTAGTAAAAGCAGGTTTGAGGCATGGCGCGATAGCAAAGCGGTTATGCACCGGATTGCAAATCCGTGTAGGTCGGTTCGACTCCGGCTCGCGCCTCCAAAAAACATGCGGCAGTAGCTCAGTTGGTAGAGCGATACCTTGCCAAGGTATAGGTCGAGAGTTCGAGACTCTTCTGCCGCTCCAGTTGGAAGAGGGAAAGTGCCTGGCGCTTTCCCTCTTTTGCTTTGGGCTGTATCTCGCCAGAGTTGCAACCCTGCCCGGGTGGTGAAATCGGTAGACACAAGAGACTTAAAATCTCTCGCTCTTTGAGTGTACGGGTTCAAGTCCCGTCCCGGGCACCACAACTACTTTGTCGCATGATCATCTACGACCTTTGCTGCGCTCAGGATCACCGCTTTGAGGGCTGGTTCCGCGATGCGGCCGACTTTGATCGGCAATTGCAGGAAGGTTTGCTGCTTTGTCCGCATTGTGCCGAGCGCAGTGTGCGGCGGGTTCCTTCGGCGGTTGCCATCGGTTCGTCACCGCGTGCCGTTGTTCCGCCGGCTGACCGTGCAGATCAGCGGACTACCACCCACTCCTCGATCCCGCCAAGTCTCAGTGAGTTGAAAGCAGCCTACCGTCAGGTCATGCAGCAAATGCTGGCTGGCAGCGAAGATCTGGGACGCGGTTTTGCCGCTGAAGCACGGCGGATTCATTATCACGAGGCTCCGGAACGTCCGATTCATGGGCAGGCGAGTGCCGATGAGTGTGCTGCTTTGCACGACGAAGGGATTGCGGTTCTGCCGTTGCCTGCGCTTGATCCGAACGAGCTGAACTGAACCGCGACTGGCGCCGGTAGGAAATTTTCCGGGTCGACGGCGATGCCGGCAGGTCGGGTGCTTGCCTTTGATGGGCGAGATATATTACTTTGGTGATAAATATCCTGCTGCAGCAGTAGCGGGCTCATCCCTTCCCATTTCTTGCTCCCTCGTTCGATGATCCGTCTTGCTGCTTTTCCCGTGTTGCCGAGCCTGTTTGCCTTCGTTCTTGGTGCGATGGCGAGCGTGGCGGTGGGGCAGTTGGATGCCGAGCGTCTGGCTTCTGAGGCACGCAACAAGGTGATTGTCGAGTTGGCGCTGGTACGAGCCCGGATTGAAGGGAGTCTCAAGGCAACCTTCAATTCTACCGACGGGCTGGTGCATCTGATCTCGCTGCAGGGGGGGATCGACGGGCCGCTGTTCAATGAGATGGCGCGTCTGGCAATAGGCAAGAATCCTCATGTGCGCAACATCACCGTGGCACCTGACGATGTCGTCCATCATGTCTATCCGCTGGCTGGCAATGAACGGGTTCTGGGCTTTGCTTTTGCCACGCGTCCGGAGCAAATGCGCACGGTGCAATTGGCCCGTGAGCGGCGCGAGCCGTTGCTGGCCGGGCCGGTCGAGTTGGTTCAGGGGGGGCGTGCCTTGATTCAGCGGACCCCGGTCTTTGTCCGCCGGCCCGCAGGCGAAGCCTACTGGGGCGCCGTGTCGATCGTGGCCTATATCGATGGCCTGCTGCAGCCCGAGGGCGAGGCTTTGCCAACCTCGTTGCAGGTTGCAATTCGCGGTCGCGACGGGCTCGGTGCGGCCGGTGCGATGGTCGATGGCGACCCGGAGGTTTTTGCCCGGCAGCCGGTCCTGATGGATGTGGCGGTCCCCGGCGGCAGCTGGCAGGTGGCGGCAGTGCCGGTAGGTGGCTGGGAGTCTCGTCGTTTTTACGCTTCGCCCTATTTCCAGGGGGGAATTCTGATCAGTTTGCTGCTAGCGCTGATCATTGGCTTGCGTTCCCGTCATCTGCGACTGTTTGCCGAGCGCAATGCCATTCTCGAACAGCAGGTACGTGAGCGAGAACGGGCTGAGGCCAGCCTGCGCGATGAGGAAGAGCGTTTCCGGGTGCTGTTCGAACTGTCGCCCGATCCTGCCTGGATCGTCGAGGGGAATGAGTGCGTGGCTTGGAATGAGGTGGCACGCCAGGTTTTCGGAATTTCCTCCGCCACCAAAACTCTGCATCCGGCGCAGATTTCGCCGGAATTTCAGCCCGACGGCGAATCTTCCCTGCTCAAGTCGGAGCGGATGATTGCCGAGGCCAGGCGATGCGGTGTTATGCGTTTCGAATGGATGCACTTGCGTGCCGACGGCCAGCCGTTTACTGCCGAGGTTACGCTGCTTGCCGTGAATATGCGCGAACAGCAGATCGTCTATGCCGAGGTGCGCGATATTTCCGAGCGCAAGCGTGCCGAGCAGGAACTGCAAGCCAGTCGCAATTTGTTGCAGGCGTTGGTTGAAAGTGCCGGCGCGGTGATTTATGTCTTCGATCCGCAGGCGCGTTTGTTGTTGTGCAACCAGCAGTTCGAGGAAGTGCTCGGGCAGCCGCGGCAGCAGATGCTGGGCAAAAGCCGGCACGAGTTCATGCCGGCGGAAGTCGCGGCACAGCATGAAGGCAACGATCTGGCGGTGATCGCCTCGCGCAAGCGGACCAGTTTTGAGGAAATCAACCTCGAAGCCGATGGTTTGCATCATTACCTGACCATCAAGTGTCCGGTTTTTGCCGATGGGGAGATTCGCGGTGTGGTCGGAATTTCGACTGACATCACCGAGCGCAAGCGGGACGAGGAGCAGTTGAAGCTGGCCGCAGCCATTCTGGCGTCAACCTCCGAAGGGGTGATCATTACCGACGTCAGCGGGGTCATTGTCGCGGTCAACCGGGCTTTTAGCGAAATTACCGGCTATAGCGAGGCCGAGGCTTTGGGCCAGAAGCCGAGCATGCTGCGTTCGGAGCGCCAGCCGCCGGATTTTTATCGGGCGATGTGGGCTGCGATCAACGAAAACGGAACCTGGCAGGGGGAAATCTGGAACCGCCGCAAATCCGGGGAGGCCTACCCCGAGTGGCTGTCGATCAGTACCATCCGCGACCGCCAGCAGCAAGTGACGCACTACGTCGGGGTGTTTTCCGATATATCCTCGTTGAAGCTTTCGCAGGAGCGTCTTGAGCATCTTGCCCACTTTGACCCGCTGACCGATCTTCCCAACCGGGTCTTGTTCCAGGATCGTCTGGCGCATGCGATCGATCGTGCTGCCCGCTACCAGCACGGGATTGCCGTTCTGCTGCTTGACCTGGATGGGTTCAAGCACATCAACGACAGCTTGGGCCACCCGGTCGGCGACCAGTTGCTGACGCAGGTGGCAGGCCGTCTCAGCCATTGTGTGCGGGTCGAGGATACCGTCGCACGTCTTGGGGGGGACGAGTTTGCGGTGATCCTGGCCAATATGCGGGATGCCAGCGATGCGATCGAGGTGGTGCGCAAGATTTTGCTCAGTATCGAGCGGCCGTTCGATCTCGATGGGACCGGTGCCATGGTCAGCGCCAGCATCGGCATTGCGGTTTATCCCGCCGATGGCAGCAGCGCGATCGAACTGGTGCGCAATGCCGATGCCGCGATGTACGGTGCCAAGGAGGCCGGGCGCAATACCTATTGTTTTTACCAGAGCGGGATGACGGAGAAGGCGCAGGAGCGTTTGCGCCTCGAAGCGGCATTGAAGCGAGCAATCGAACGCAATGAATTCGAAGTCTGGTTCCAGCCGCAAATCAGCCTGCACAGCGGCCGCTTGACCGGGGCCGAAGCCTTGTTGCGCTGGCGCGATCCGGAGCGCGGGCTGGTGCCTCCGGCCGAGTTCATTCCGCTGGCTGAACGCACGGGCCTGATCTTGCCGATTGGCGAACTGGTGGTTGCCGAGGTGGTCGAGCGAGCCCGGGCATGGCGTGATGGCGGCCTCGAGTTCGGTCGCCTGGCGATCAACGTGGCAACGCCGCAACTTGAGCGTAGCGATTTTCCGGGGCTTTTGCAGCGGACCCTTGCGGCCGTTGGTGTGCCACCCGAGGTGCTCGAAATCGAGATTACCGAAAGCTTCATCATGAGCAACGCGGCCACTGCTCGCGAGTCCTTGCTGGCCATCCAGGCGCTGGGCGTGACCACGGCCGTTGACGATTTCGGGACGGGTTACTCATCGCTCGCCTACCTCAAGGATCTGCCGATCGACAGCCTCAAGATCGACCGTGCTTTCGTGCGCGATCTGCCCGATAGCTGCCACGATGCGGCAATCAACCGGGCGATCATCGCGATGGCCCATAGCCTGGGGTTCAAGGTCATTGCGGAAGGCATCGAAAATCCGGAGCAGCAGGCCTGGCTGGCGGCAGAAGGCTGCGATGAGGCGCAGGGGTATGCGATTGCCCGGCCGATGCCGGCCACTGAGTTTGCTGCCTGGCTGCGCAGCCGCTGAGCCAGGCCAGGGCTCAGGTGCCCATGTAGCGCCCGGATTTGTGATTCACCGCCAGGACCAGATTCAGTGCCAGCGCGCCGACCACCGAGAGCAGCACGCTCCACGGGTCGCGCATCAGCAGGCCGCCGACCAGGATCAGCAGGTCGGCCGCCATCTGGACCTTGCCCGCCGGCCAGCCGCGGGTGTTTTGCCAGTACAGCGCCAGCACTCCGATGCCGCCAAGGCTGGCCTTGTGCCGGACAATCATCAGCAGGCCGACGCCGACCATGAAGCCGCCCATGATGGCGGCAAACAGGCGATCGACCCGGGTGAACTCGATCCACTGCGGTAGCCAGGCTGCATATAGTGAGAGCAGGGCGACGGTGCAGAAAGTCTTGATCGTGAAGGTCCAGCCCATCGCCCGCAGGGCAAAGAGGTAAAAAGGCAGGTTGACCGAGAACAGCAGCCAGGGCAGCGGCCAGTCAAGCAGGTAGTGCAACAGGAAGGCAAGGCCGACCGCGCCGCCGGAGAGCAGGCCGGCCTGCTGGAACAGGGCAACGCCAAGGGCAACGAACAATGGTGCCACCAGCAGGGCCTGGGCATCCTCGAACAGGGTGTGGGGTAGGTGTACGGATTTAGGCATGCCGTATTTTGCCGTTTTGCTGCGCTGATGTGCTCACAGGCAGGGTTTTCCCTGATCCGGGTGAGAGAAAATGGCTTTTTCACGGTCGACCGTGAGAAAGGCATTTTTTTTCATTTCTGGCATTTTCCGGATGATAAAAATCAACGATTGCAGTAGGCTGGCGGCCTTAAACTTGCGTTCACCATGACCATGGGGCGCGAACGGGCCATGAGTCCGGGTCAGGGTGTTTCTGAGGAGGGGGTTTTCGTGAAATTGCGTCACAAACTATTGCTGCTGGTGCTGATTCCGCTGATTTGCATGCTCGCTTTTGCGTTAACCGCAGCCAGCGCACGCCTCAAGCAGACCCGCGAAATGTCCGCGCTGGTCGAGTTGTCCCGGATTTCGGTCGGGATTGGCGCGGTGGTTCATGAAATGCAGAAGGAGCGGGGGATGAGTTCCGGCTTCATTGGCAGCAAAGGAGCCAAGTTTGCGGCGGAACTGACAGCGCAGCGGCAGGAGGTCGATAAGCGGCAGGCTGAACTGAACGCGCTGCTTGCCGGATTCGATACCACAGCCTATGGCGATGAATTCCGCAGCAAGCTCAACGACTTCACGCTGCGCAGCCAGCAACTGGCAAGCAAGCGCCAGGAGGTCAGCGGGCTGAAGATTACCGCCGGGGAGGCGGTAGCTTATTACACCGGCAGCATTACCAACCTGCTGGCCTTGGTTGGCCAGTCGGCAGTGCTTTCAAGCGATGCCGGGATCACCCGGCTGGCGACCGCCTACGGTGCCTTCCTGCAGAGCAAGGAATTCGCTGGTATCGAACGGGCAACCTTGTCCAATATCATCGGTGCCGACCGGTTCACGCCGGACACCCTGGGCCGCCTGCTGGCAATTTCCTCGGCGCAGGATACCTGGCAAAAGGTTTTCCTGACTTACGCCTTACCGGCACAGCGCGAGATGCTGCAGCAAAAGCTGACGGCTCCGGTGGTCGCCGAGGTGGCGGCAATCAAGCAGGCTGCCCTGGATAAAATGCAGGCGCCGTCGCTGGAGATGGATGCCGTCCAGTGGTTTGCCAAGTCTACCCAGCGTATTGAACTACTCAAGCAGGTTGAGGACCGCCTGGCCGGCGACCTGACCGAAGCAGCCGTCCAAGGCCGCGATGAGGCCCAGCGCTGGCTGCTGATCAATGGCGTACTCAGCCTGGCTGCCTTCGTGCTGACTTTCTTTGTTGCTCAGCGCTTGATTGCCAATATTCTCGGGCAGATCGGCGGCGAGCCGGAAGAGGCTGTCCGGATTGCCCAGGCGATTGCCGAAGGCAAACTGGATAATTCGATTCCGGTACAGGCCGGCGATGAGACCAGCCTGTTTGCCGACATGCAGAAAATGCAGCGGCAATTGAAGGAGCGGATCGAGGCCGATCGGGTGATCGCCGAAACCAATCAGCGCATCCGCATCGCACTCGATAACGTCAGTACCGGGGTGATGATCGCCAATAGCGAACGCGAAATCATCTACGTCAACAAGTCGGTACAGCGCATCCTCAAGGGGGCAGAAGCCGGAATTCGCAAACAGTTGCCAAATTTCAATGCCGATCAGTTGCTGGGGACCAATATCGACAGCTTCCACCGGGTTCCGGCACATCAGGCCGGCTTGCTGGCCAATCTGCAGGGGTCACATGTTGCCCAGCTGGTGGTTGGCGACAGCCATCTCACCGTCACCGCCAATCCGGTGATCAGCGACCGGGGTGAGCGTCTGGGAACGATTGCCGAGTGGATCGACCGTACCGGTGAAGTGATGGTCGAGCGCGAAATCGAGGGCATTGTCGGGGCGGCGGCGCAAGGAGATTTGCTGGCACGGATCGACACCGCGAACAAGCAGGGCTTCTTTGCAACCTTGGGCACGAGTACCAATCAGTTGCTGGAAACCACCAGCGACGCGCTCGAAGCGACGCTGGGCGTGCTCGACAAGCTGGCGCACGGAGATCTGACCACGACCATCGACCGGGACTATGCTGGGGTTTTCGGACAGTTGCGTCACGACACCAACCTGACGGTTGAAAACCTGCGCGAGGTGGTCGGCCGGATCAAGGAGGCCAGCGACGCGATCAATACCGCCGCGCACGAAATTGCCGCCGGCAACCAGGATCTCTCCGGACGTACCGAGGAGCAGGCCAGCAGCCTGGAGGAAACGGCCAGCTCAATGGAAGAGTTGAGCGCCACGGTCAAACAGAATGCCGACAATGCGCAGAAGGCGGCGCAACTGGCCGAGCGCTCCAACCAGATTGCCACTCGTGGCGGCGAACTGGTGCGTCAGGTGGTGGACCGGATGAGTTCGATCGAGGCCAGCTCGCACAAGATTTCCGACATC
This genomic window from Dechloromonas sp. ZY10 contains:
- a CDS encoding DUF1178 family protein, producing MIIYDLCCAQDHRFEGWFRDAADFDRQLQEGLLLCPHCAERSVRRVPSAVAIGSSPRAVVPPADRADQRTTTHSSIPPSLSELKAAYRQVMQQMLAGSEDLGRGFAAEARRIHYHEAPERPIHGQASADECAALHDEGIAVLPLPALDPNELN
- a CDS encoding EAL domain-containing protein; the encoded protein is MLPSLFAFVLGAMASVAVGQLDAERLASEARNKVIVELALVRARIEGSLKATFNSTDGLVHLISLQGGIDGPLFNEMARLAIGKNPHVRNITVAPDDVVHHVYPLAGNERVLGFAFATRPEQMRTVQLARERREPLLAGPVELVQGGRALIQRTPVFVRRPAGEAYWGAVSIVAYIDGLLQPEGEALPTSLQVAIRGRDGLGAAGAMVDGDPEVFARQPVLMDVAVPGGSWQVAAVPVGGWESRRFYASPYFQGGILISLLLALIIGLRSRHLRLFAERNAILEQQVRERERAEASLRDEEERFRVLFELSPDPAWIVEGNECVAWNEVARQVFGISSATKTLHPAQISPEFQPDGESSLLKSERMIAEARRCGVMRFEWMHLRADGQPFTAEVTLLAVNMREQQIVYAEVRDISERKRAEQELQASRNLLQALVESAGAVIYVFDPQARLLLCNQQFEEVLGQPRQQMLGKSRHEFMPAEVAAQHEGNDLAVIASRKRTSFEEINLEADGLHHYLTIKCPVFADGEIRGVVGISTDITERKRDEEQLKLAAAILASTSEGVIITDVSGVIVAVNRAFSEITGYSEAEALGQKPSMLRSERQPPDFYRAMWAAINENGTWQGEIWNRRKSGEAYPEWLSISTIRDRQQQVTHYVGVFSDISSLKLSQERLEHLAHFDPLTDLPNRVLFQDRLAHAIDRAARYQHGIAVLLLDLDGFKHINDSLGHPVGDQLLTQVAGRLSHCVRVEDTVARLGGDEFAVILANMRDASDAIEVVRKILLSIERPFDLDGTGAMVSASIGIAVYPADGSSAIELVRNADAAMYGAKEAGRNTYCFYQSGMTEKAQERLRLEAALKRAIERNEFEVWFQPQISLHSGRLTGAEALLRWRDPERGLVPPAEFIPLAERTGLILPIGELVVAEVVERARAWRDGGLEFGRLAINVATPQLERSDFPGLLQRTLAAVGVPPEVLEIEITESFIMSNAATARESLLAIQALGVTTAVDDFGTGYSSLAYLKDLPIDSLKIDRAFVRDLPDSCHDAAINRAIIAMAHSLGFKVIAEGIENPEQQAWLAAEGCDEAQGYAIARPMPATEFAAWLRSR
- a CDS encoding YitT family protein, yielding MPKSVHLPHTLFEDAQALLVAPLFVALGVALFQQAGLLSGGAVGLAFLLHYLLDWPLPWLLFSVNLPFYLFALRAMGWTFTIKTFCTVALLSLYAAWLPQWIEFTRVDRLFAAIMGGFMVGVGLLMIVRHKASLGGIGVLALYWQNTRGWPAGKVQMAADLLILVGGLLMRDPWSVLLSVVGALALNLVLAVNHKSGRYMGT
- a CDS encoding nitrate- and nitrite sensing domain-containing protein, with product MKLRHKLLLLVLIPLICMLAFALTAASARLKQTREMSALVELSRISVGIGAVVHEMQKERGMSSGFIGSKGAKFAAELTAQRQEVDKRQAELNALLAGFDTTAYGDEFRSKLNDFTLRSQQLASKRQEVSGLKITAGEAVAYYTGSITNLLALVGQSAVLSSDAGITRLATAYGAFLQSKEFAGIERATLSNIIGADRFTPDTLGRLLAISSAQDTWQKVFLTYALPAQREMLQQKLTAPVVAEVAAIKQAALDKMQAPSLEMDAVQWFAKSTQRIELLKQVEDRLAGDLTEAAVQGRDEAQRWLLINGVLSLAAFVLTFFVAQRLIANILGQIGGEPEEAVRIAQAIAEGKLDNSIPVQAGDETSLFADMQKMQRQLKERIEADRVIAETNQRIRIALDNVSTGVMIANSEREIIYVNKSVQRILKGAEAGIRKQLPNFNADQLLGTNIDSFHRVPAHQAGLLANLQGSHVAQLVVGDSHLTVTANPVISDRGERLGTIAEWIDRTGEVMVEREIEGIVGAAAQGDLLARIDTANKQGFFATLGTSTNQLLETTSDALEATLGVLDKLAHGDLTTTIDRDYAGVFGQLRHDTNLTVENLREVVGRIKEASDAINTAAHEIAAGNQDLSGRTEEQASSLEETASSMEELSATVKQNADNAQKAAQLAERSNQIATRGGELVRQVVDRMSSIEASSHKISDIIGVIDSIAFQTNILALNAAVEAARAGEQGRGFAVVATEVRNLAQRSATAAKEIKALIVDSVTEIEQGNHLVTQAGSTMDEIVSSFEQVTRLVSGISSASSEQSRGLEQVAQAVGQMDEVTQQNAALVEQAAAAAESLEEQARALMDAVDGFRLPGQASRPVLAAPRHY